In the genome of Carya illinoinensis cultivar Pawnee chromosome 13, C.illinoinensisPawnee_v1, whole genome shotgun sequence, the window TTGGGCGCGATTTGCAAATGTAGGAGTGGTGCTTGAGGGGCTTGATGATTGTGGGAGGGAAGATATGGCTTTTATTGagtccgagagagagagaatttaggTAAAATGTAGTAACTCTAGTTGCAAATCCATAGTTTGTTTGCAGCTTATCTATCTTGGAGATCAAGTTGCAGAATCTATGGATAGATAGTGTGACAGATATTGTTGTTTCAGCAACTAGTTTGCTTGGGAAGGcaaggaaaaagagaggggaTCTCAAATGTTTTTGCGGGTAAATGAGAGATGAGATGCATATCATTGCTTTTGCTTTCGCAAATAATTACTCTTCAGCTGTTAAAGCTTACTAGAAAAGCTTAGACGAAAAGAGACTTCTGAATCTAACTTCTTATCCCATACGTTGTTGGTATAGTTCATCAAATTTGATTGGATTAATATAGTTTGTCATTAATCCTTGAGCTAGTCATGAGCTTATGGAATCTCCGCTCTTAATGGGGCTAAGGCCACGCCATACCTCAGTGCAACCCAATTGGAAGTGCAATTAAATAATCGTCAAAGTGATTATAAGAAAATTGCTTATTTCTTGTCAAAATAAGTTTATTTTCgtcataaataattattatcatCACAAATAATCTATCAcaaatgctcattttttttatagtgtaGTTAGCAACAAACTTGACTCTAGTTTGCTTTAATTTCTTGCAACTGCACCACTACCATTTCTAGTTAAGGGAGGCATACACAGAGGTTGCAATATAAGTCACAACTACTGAGTTTGACACAAAGACAACACAAAATAAGTGAATTTGGATTTGATGTAAATGGGTTTTGATCAAATTAGATTGACCCGataaaacattattaataaacaaaccaactGCGAGTCAACCCATGAAACTTACAATCAACCTATATAACACAACTAAATTCTATTTTCAACTTTGTTAAAttgtgagttttatttttttattttttgtttatgggatgtaatattaatattagtatttgactatttaatatctcaaactattaatattttttgttaaaatttgtaattttattttatgtattaattttcttatatgttaTTGGTTTGGATACagataataaaatatcttattatgaATCAAGTTGTAATTGTAAATGAATTATGTAGTTATcattgtattatatatgaaattatattaactggatttaaaataaatacacggGTCAACTcaatcaatttatataaaatgagctAAGCAGGTCATATCGTGTCATCCGTTATTTAAATAGATTGTGTTAAGATTTTATGACATGATCCGTTTAATTAAACAAGCTATATTCGGGTTAACCCATATAAACtaatatttatgacttgacaCAAGATGAACATGTCATGCGATTACAAATTGACACCCCTAGGCATACATGCACCTTGGGAGTATtagcataaaatattttttttaagattaatattatatacagtcacttttgtgtactcTCTACATACTttactgatgtgattagttgtaataatttttttaatacacaatcaatcatattagtagaatataaaaaaaatacataaaaattactgcacataaaacaaaaccaaaaataatactattgcTCCTTGTAGATCGCTTTTGTCTAATAAAGCATGTAAttgattatttctttttcttcacttCATTTCAGGCAGTGGCATGGATTGGAAACCAACTTGATTAATTGGAATTAGTTTTAACTTTTTCCTGtgtgtatatatctatatatgtgtatatatacataaatattttcttgtaaaatatatatatatagattttgagaaataaataatagagaaataatttaactataaattatttcttaaaaacaaacataacttaatatagtatatcaaattataaattatttttattataaaataaatttttattataaaataaatctaagaatAGATTGCATGAATACGTACACGTCCTGACAGAGAAATGCAGGAGCGTAAATCATACAAATTAATTGTGAGAAGCTAGAAAATGAATAGGAGGCGACAAATGATTGGCAAAGAAAAACGTAACTACTGCAAAGCTCAAAAGGGAAAGATTACAATTATTTGAAAACACTCAATGAAAATTACGACCGCTCAAACCAACGCAGCAAAATTAATCACTCAAAAACATATACTGCATCATCatgttttctttgttatttatttattttttttctttatcgcATAGATAATGCAgcaacaaaaacagaaactcCGACAGACACCATTACTGCTTGCTCTGTGAATCTCACTGCATCAGAGTTAACCACTGTAGAAGTAGTAGTAGCAGTAGTACTGCTCTCTGGGCTGCCTGCTGTCTTCTTCTTAGGTTTGGTTGGGGCCGGTGCTGGTGCTGGTACCGGAGGCTTTGCGACAAAAATATCCAAAGGAAGAAGAACTTTGTCCACTTGATAAACAGCAAGCTGATGATCAGAATATACTGTACCGCTCACTGAGGCATTGACAAGACCCGTCGAAATGTTTACTTGGTTTCCGACTGAGGTCACATTTAATGGATAATCACCAGGGTTGGTATCTCCTGCCTGTGTTCTCAATGGGTTGCTCACGGTTTGGAAGTTTTCCAAAGAATAATAAGTTGGTAAGGTGTGAAACTGTATGAGCCGGATCTTTTCTTCATCACTGAGAGAATTTAGAGTACCGGATTTAAGGCTTGAAAATGCAGCGTCTGTTGGAGCAAAAAGAGTAAAGCCATTCTTTGTATCGTTGAGCTGCCCTTTGATTTGGTCCGCCACTGCACTCCTCTTTAAGAGGCGGATTAGGATCGTGAACCCGCCAgccttttggagaattttgGTGACATCGGGAGGGCCAGGTGGGGTAGGAGCATCAGCAGCCTTAGTTGGAGCATTGGCAGGCTGAGCTGGAGCCAACGCAGGCAAGGCTGGGGCCTGAGCTGGCTGGCCTAAAGTTGTGGTGCTGTAGCAGAGAAAAACAAGTGAGAAGTAGAAGAAGGCTTGATTTCTCATCTTTTTATGCATGGTGGTATGCTTTTCGGTTGGGAAATTTGCAGATGCAAGATTGAAACGTAAGTTGCTGGGAGTGATTGATGTGTGCTGAAGGGAGAAGAGCATGAGAGGCTTTTATAATGGCTGGGAGAGAGTGAATTTAGGTGAAAGATAACAATCTTTGTTGCAAAACCTCAATTAGATGTTAGCAGCTCATCTTTATATGATTGGTGGGAGAGTGATTGGATAGAATCAGAGATTTTGCCGTTTTAGCAACTAGTTTGCTTGGAAGGACAGCAAAAAACATATGGGATCTTAAAGGTGTCATATTTTAGTTAGTAAAGATGTAAAGGATTGCTTAGCCTTCGCCTAATAAACTGTGAAATTTTGCTTTTAAAAACTCATGATTTGCATGCTACAAGCTGCCTTTAGGGAGAGTGCACGCCTGGTCTTCTTCCCTACTCCCACTACACTTGTCTCTCAGGTACTGTACTTTATATTCTTTCCAGCACTAGTATGATTGCCTGGGAAACAAAGGAAGTATAAAGATTATTTTGAgttttcagaaaatattttatttttgggattaattttctgaaaaaaaggTTTTTGAAACCGCTGCAATGTTCACCTCTATCTTCTTGTTCTCCATTTTCCTTTCAAAAGGCTACCGCCCTCTTGCATCTTTTACTAACTCACAAACTACTCCCTGTAGTACTGtacatcatttttctttaattctaaTTCATTGCAAACGAACATTATTGTCCTTGTTCTACAAATAGTTTGTTAGCGTCCCTTTGCTTGCGTGTATAAACAAGTTTGAGTACGTCGACATCTATATCTTCTGAGACTAATCCCCAGAATACTACTCTATATACACAACACAGAACAGAGGAAATGATAAGAGGAGAGAATCATGGAGTTTTGAGTAGGTCAAGGAAATCATGTTCACTTACATAATTACATTCAGTGAGTTTTAGTTTACGTTGATATATGCTGCTCGGTATCGTTTTGTCACTGTGCACTTTAAGCGTTGCTGTCCCTCGTTAAGCATCTGGCATTGAATTTTTTGTGCAGTTTCACTGCTGCAAtgttttcatctaatcattattattattctgaTTTACTCAAAAGTTTTTCAACTGTAGGGACTTGATCGGGTCTCCCATTtgggtttttaaattttttttttattgtggtttttttaaatttcttaaccGAAGTGGaggttttcaagttttttttactAGTACGGACAACTCAAGACTAATTTCTAGGGTGCACAAATCCTCTAGATAAGAAATGTCTCCGTAGGTGCACTTCggttaattaaagaaaaaattcttcTGATCCACAATGACCCCATAAGTTTAAAGCAAAATTTTGAACCAGCTGCGTGttaatttggataatgagataaatgagaattttgtgagttaaattatttgagttaagatggcTTATTAGATTTTGGGAAAGAagtgaaaaaaagttgaataaaaaaattataagattgaataattttttaatattattttattttgaattttgaaaaagttgtatagttttttgtgttttgtttgaaagtttgaaaaagttataatgattaaatgaaaatattgaaaatttaaaattcaaaagtaGTTTGTATTTAAGTTAtgcttcataaaaaaattatgaaaaattttaaaatgaaatgagatgttcTCAACTCATCTCCCTTCCTAAACGTAGCCTGAAAATATATCAGAATTATATGCatagtagtaaaattatttgagttaaaatattttattggattttgaaaaatgaaagagaaaatttgaataaaaatattataaagttaaaagattgtttgaaaataatttttttaatattatttttgttttgaaatttaaaaaatttgtattgcattttatgttatatttggAAGGAGAAAAGTTATATTGGGTTTTGTGTATgcataataattaagtaatgattagatgaaaaattaaatatttaaaactgaaaagtattttgtgtttgaataatgttttgaaatcaaattatgagaaattttaaaaatatctgaTAATGTTTTGAGTGTCCAAACGAGGAGGCCTTAGAGAGATAGTGACATGATGTTTTTTGTGGTAGTTTTTGTTTCCTTGGATTTCTAAAGAAGGATAATATGATATCCTAATCCAAACTTCACATGATATGATTGATGCTTGGGATAGTTCCCGGTCCTTAAATGCCTCGCCCATTAATTTAGACGCAAGAGAGATATGGTGACTTCAAACTAACAAAGCTTAGCTATGATTCCTATGAATGATTATTGACTATGTCAAATATTCCCATTCGAAATAAAATGTGCATTACTCTCAGTCGTTATTGTCAACATGCATTAATATTTGCTGTCAAAATGAAGGTTAATGTTTATTTTACTTGCAGATATTGTTCCCTAATTGAATTCAAAAGCACAAGATCAGGGTTGTCATATTTGAGATTCAATCCTTTAGCACCAACCCATCTAATATTTTGTCACCTATATAGGCTGATATGGcatgaatttattttcctttttcttcttatatttttatgagtaatgctacatacagtcgtataATGTTCAAGTgacgtgcagtcgttttgaaaaatagtaaggtatattattaaaaacttaatttctttttatgtgggtctcgtatttattcatttttttcaaaatgattatatagtACTTACACACTCACGACTAtaactattatttctctattttgataTCATAATTGAGGTGTATGGGAAGACAACACCTAGCCTATTTTCATGACTCGTAGCTACTCATATCTGTTCAACTCGGATAGATTGCACTTCCACTTTAGACCTAAAAGCACGTGGTTAATTTTGTAGATTCATGGtcaagaataataaataatttatttatatcccACACAATTGGATTATGATAGGTCATTACCCTTTTACCACTCCTTTACTATCTTAATGTATtagaaatttcttatttttttattattttcttttaaatattttttttaacatccttgatcattaaaaaaataaaaaaatatatatacaacttcactaatagttactttcttaactattaaataaaaataattaaaaaaaataatgataatagaGTAGTAATGCTATCATTATTCATTACGCGATCACATGGAACAACCTTTTTCTATTGAGCAGCTCTCCTTGGGCTTAATTTCTCGCCTTGCATATGGGCTGCAGCGCTGACATGGTCTTGTGTGCGATTCTTATCCAAGATTATTTAGGGCAGGTTTAGACggtgaaatgagaattttttattttagaagaaagttgaataaattattattttttattattattattattatcttgatatttgaaaaaattgaattgtttattatattttatgtaaaaaatttgagaaattataatgataaaatgagataaaaattttatattttcatcctAGCTGCCAAACATGCCCTCGTATATAATGCATTTAACtggaattgaaaaggaaaagttGAATGCTCGAGCCCATTGACACAACtctttaaaaattatacaaaattcttGATTACAAAGCAGCTTGAAGGGAaaaaatgatgaaggaataaaagaaaacaatcaaaataaaatttaaaccttAATTGGTTCTCATCACAAACTGGCATGATACACATGGGACAGGCGAATATGGCCATTATTTGAAAGCACTCGATCTTGATCCCGACCATTCAATCCAACTCAGTAAAGTCATACCGGACTAGAAACTTGGACCCCAAGAAAGAATACTCATCTGGTGCACTGATCATGAAGATGCTTTTGTCACAAAGACAGTGCTGCAATCATGGCAACTCCAATGGACATCAGCATACCGTGCCGGGTGAGGCTCAATGCATCAGATGCATCAACCGAGGCAGCACCAGCAGGACTAGAAGCCGTCTTCTTCTTAGTTTTAGCCTTGGGCTGGGCAGGAGCAGGGGCTGGTGCCGGAGGCTTAGGAGCAAAAATGTCCTGGGGAAGAAGCACCGAGTCTATTTGATAAACAGCTAGCTGATTATCTGTATATACTGTACCTCCCACTGTGGTGTTGACAAGCCCAGAAGAGATGTTCACTTGGTGACCTGAAGTGGTCACATTTAGAGGGTACAAGCCGGGGCCGGTATCTCCAGCCTGTGTCCGCACTGGATTACTCACAGTTTGGAAGTTTGTCAGAGAAAGAAAGTTGGGCAAGATATGGAATTGTATAAGCTGGACTTTTTGTTGGTCATTTAAACCATTAAGAGTGCCTGATTTGAGGCTCGAAAATGCGTTATCAGTTGGAGCAAAAAAGGTTATGCCATTGTTTGAATCGTTGAGCTGCTGGTTGATTTGGTCAGCCACTTTGGTGCTCTTCAAGAGGCGGATTAAGATCGTGAACTGGCCTGCCTTTTCAAGGATTTTGGTGACATTGGTAGGGCCGGGAGGTGCCGGCGCCAGTGCTGGCTGGGCTAAGGTTGTGGTGGAATGGAATAGCAAAACAAGAAGTGAGAGGGATAAGAAAGACTGATTGATCATCTTAAGTTTTTTTCTGGGTAAGGGGAAGAGCTGCCTTTTGCCAGAGAAATTTGATAGTGCAAGAGTGGTCCTTGCAGGAGTTACGAATGTTTGATATGTGTACGAAGGAGGAGAAGGGTTTTTATTAAGGCTGGGGGAGTGTGAGTTAGGTGAATGGGTACAATTTTAGTTGCAAAACCTTAGCTGTTAGATGCTCATTTAGGTTGAGAAATTGAGTGGATAGAGCAAGAGATTTGCTGTTTGAGCGACCAGTTTGCTTGAGAAGACAGGAAAAACAGAGGGGATCTAAAGTGGGTATGTGGGCAAATAAAGACATGCACGATTGCTTTGCTTTCACTTTTCAATTATTCTGAGCCtaaaaatgaatttccttgcCACAACCTTAAGAAAGAAGTTTCTGTAGGTTTCACTTTGCAAAGGGGATATGATGAAGAGTGAAGAAAGATTATGCTTAATTTGTGAGTTGAGGTCCCATTTCCCAACGTTACCTCATGGATGTTAGCCTCTGACCTGTGCCTGCTCAATGTTTATTGCTCTCTGTGGGCACATGCACTGTAGCAGTTGACTTTTTATCCTTCTTTTATCTAAAGCTGCTGCACCTAATTCCTTTCAACTCAAGGAAATATTGCAGCATTTCTGTCCCCTCACCAATTCTGCTAGGTACGGTAGCCCTTGTGCAGCGCCTGCGGGGACTAACCTGACGTAGCCCAGCAACACGTTagctttaatttaaaaaaaaaaaaaaaaaagaaagaaagaaagagagaacaaGCAGCAGCGGAGCTTGTATATCCTTTCGAGAAAACACagggaagagaagaagaaagaagaagaagcaacagCGGGAGAGATTCACAGGGATTCGAGGTTTGAAACTTTGAACACTGCCATTTATATCCACAGATTTtgtttttatctatttatttatctttttgggATTATTTATCATGAGCTTGGACCAACAGAACAACTGCCATAGATGATAGAACTTTTGCTCTGTTGCCTAATTCATGACATTCCCTGTCTGTTGCAGAAGAATGCATAGAACTTCTGAATAGCCTGGCCTTATGTGATGGAAAGGGTCACACCTTGTGCAGGGGTCATTCATATTGTTAGAACATAATGGCGAGACTGATGTTTTTCTTGAGAACCTGTACAAAGATCTTTGGGAGCAGGCTTGTCTATTTTAAAAACTTAgttatttttgtaagttttagTTTTATATGGTTTGGAATGCTCGTTGGTGAATCAAGTATTACTGAATTTGGCGATGCACATACTGTAGAAGGCTGTGTATTGAAATTTGGTAATCCCTATCTGATGCATATACTTATTATTGTTATCTTTGAGCATAGAAAGCGTAAGACTGTTACAGTTTATTGAAGGGAAATCTATGAGACATTGTGATTCTGAGATTTTGTTCATGATTTTGTGATCCTTAACAGGGATGCTGGAGGGTCCCCttccttaaaatttaaaaattttagttaaaaaacatcattcttaaaattttattctaaattttactcattttttaaaaatcacgTACATCTCATTCCCTATCATTTCGcgattctattaaaataatctttataTATTCTTTCTTGGACGGTGCTACATGCACCGTTGGTGACTCCCGCTGGGAGTCACcgttaggcaaaaaaaaaatttgcatttttgatttttttttaaattattttttaatacttttaaacaattttaaaaaatataaaaaaaattataataatattataaaaaaatgacttaataattaagaaaaaaaattaaaaaaaaaataaaatagggccAACGGTGGCCCCCAGCGGGAGCCACTAGCGGTggccctatcattttcctttgactTGTTACCTTCTAgctaatattttaaacacaaaatcCTTTTTTTTGGGTAATAATAGTTTagatcaatgttttgaatatcatACTGGATGTCGTATCgttcaaggcactggaacgaaatattttggtaccggtattgtttcgggatagtcgatatataaataaattatatatataaatatatatataaattatatttcaaaataatagtctatatatgaataaattacacataaatacatatatatataaattataaatagtctggtctgAATTAGGagtcaaaaaatgagattacagtttgaaaaaattaaaaaaaaaaggtataggCCGAAATACCGGCCAATACAGGCCGGTACAtaggccggtacaggccgaaatataGGTCGTACGGCCGGTACTGGCCAATATTTTAACTGGTACGAAACAGGTACCATATCTATACCAGACCAGTGGCCAATACGGTACGGTATTAAAAACAGTGGTTTAGATGCTCCAGTTTATGACTGTACGAAAATCAAGAAAGTCGATCATGACCGATGCGAATCGGCTATCAGACTATGGAACTGACAAAAAACCAATCGGTCgacaataaaattatatgaaaatcgaTGTCGACAGTAGAACTTGATTCAAACCATCGAACCggtcaattatatatatatatatatatatatattatacatatgtaAAACGATAATGTTTCACTTAAGTGAGTAAAACGGCATCGTTTTAGATCTGACgcttaaaaaacaaattatgtgAAACGGTGCCATTTGGCTTATAATAACCCTCATTCCCatcccttttcttcttcttttcgaTTTTGTTTCTCTTCTTCATTGCTTAAGCCTTTGACTCCCAACCTTGCTGCCCACCACATCACCGCTGCCCTCAGTTTTGATGTTGTTCGTTAAAGCCCCACACTACCACATGTCTCCTCTTCTCTCCTAAGTCACCTTTCCCAAATTTCTTTCATCTTTATGATATCTCCGTGACTCGAGGTCCACTTCTCTCATGATGTCATGCTGCACGCAAGTGGCTTTTGAGGTTATCATTTTACCGTCACTCAAGTTCCATTTCTGCATAccatagtttttttatttaatgtattCGATTTTGATGTGTTATTCATCtttgataattattttttcatattatttaatgtctAAATTGTTTATGTGTGTATGTGATC includes:
- the LOC122290718 gene encoding fasciclin-like arabinogalactan protein 12 — its product is MINQSFLSLSLLVLLFHSTTTLAQPALAPAPPGPTNVTKILEKAGQFTILIRLLKSTKVADQINQQLNDSNNGITFFAPTDNAFSSLKSGTLNGLNDQQKVQLIQFHILPNFLSLTNFQTVSNPVRTQAGDTGPGLYPLNVTTSGHQVNISSGLVNTTVGGTVYTDNQLAVYQIDSVLLPQDIFAPKPPAPAPAPAQPKAKTKKKTASSPAGAASVDASDALSLTRHGMLMSIGVAMIAALSL
- the LOC122291390 gene encoding fasciclin-like arabinogalactan protein 12 — protein: MLFSLQHTSITPSNLRFNLASANFPTEKHTTMHKKMRNQAFFYFSLVFLCYSTTTLGQPAQAPALPALAPAQPANAPTKAADAPTPPGPPDVTKILQKAGGFTILIRLLKRSAVADQIKGQLNDTKNGFTLFAPTDAAFSSLKSGTLNSLSDEEKIRLIQFHTLPTYYSLENFQTVSNPLRTQAGDTNPGDYPLNVTSVGNQVNISTGLVNASVSGTVYSDHQLAVYQVDKVLLPLDIFVAKPPVPAPAPAPTKPKKKTAGSPESSTTATTTSTVVNSDAVRFTEQAVMVSVGVSVFVAALSMR